The stretch of DNA tctttcacatccctctatcatctctccatggggagtATAACCATtaactctctcctctttcacatccctctatcatctctccatgggggagtacaaccattccctctcctctttcacatccctctatcatctctccatgggggcgtCCCAATAATCAAtccttcctcctgaagtgtagctttccttctctactcctcacaaatgtaaaagcattggattggtgttgacatggggtagagggagtttacatataccagtcatttccttttaaatccatgaagggaagtgggagagagagagaatcagataaaGTTGTTGGAGATAAAGGAATATGTGAGCAGAAACCCTCCaggtacagatactgtatgtagaaccatagtaaagcccagtatggactatcaatacagatactgtatgtagaaccatagtaaagcccagtatggactatcaatacagatactgtatgtagaaccatagtaaagtccagtatggactatcaatacagatactgtatgtagaaccatagtaaagtccagtatggactatcaatacagatactgtatatagaaccatagtaaagtccaatatggactatcaatacaggtactgtatgtagaaccatagtaaagcccagtatggactatcaatacaaagTGACCATTTAGAACGAGGCCCAGTTCAATGAGAGGAAGTCTTAACAGAACTGGGGGATGACAGACATGAAGTGGGAGGGTGGAGATCTAATATTTTTTGGTGCCAAACACTAAAGCATGATATTGTAATAAATctacaccatattccctatgtagaacactactttagacctggtcAGAAGCaccgtagtgcactacgtagggaatagtggACCATTTGGAAGAGCCAGTAATTCCCCTGAACATGTTTCTCTTCCTCATCTGGTTTCTTGAACAGCCCttcactcctcccctcttcctcccctcctcccttttcattctattctatcagccacaccactagctcacctccacacaatccatttacaagttaaagacacaccttggaataaataacaaaggaaaactattactagatgaagtttagtgttgtattttttatttcccatcaccataaatcatatttaatcactgaacagtagcagacctaacttcatctgttcctgactctggatagtggattaaaaagaccatcaaTCTCCAATGATATTAAAGTACTATTCTGAACATTACTGATAAACTGAGGGGCAATTCaagatatctgctggttttattgtttggtcaataccaccacctgctggacaggtttaatgttgctggactgagcagtattggaggatgaaagatgacacatttagggccggtttcctggacatctacattgaacatgctttttagtccaggactaggattaatctgtgtctgggaaaccagaccATATACTTTAGTAGAAAGTAAGAGATTCCAGCTTGTAGTGGGCTGACTTGTCCTGAATTCTCAATTGAGAAAACAAatcaatggttctgaatgacaaccaatatacatcaacaccatacatcatgattcatggaaatgtacaatattaaaacattgcacttaaataaaaatgaatacattgaatgtttattttaattCAGATCATCTGAAGATCAAATCAGTTGAATCATTGTAGATGAAACAGAGTAGAATaaatcatcacatctggggaccatcaccaccagcatgactagtatctatgtggaccctactacagtttaaccagctcagctatagactacaccagcatgactagtatctatgtggaccctactacagtttaaccagctcagctatagactacaccagcatgactagtatctatgtggaccctactacagtttaaccagctcagctatagactacaccagcatgactagtatctatgtggaccctactacagtttaaccagctcagctatagactacaccagcatgactagtatctatgtggaccctactacagtttaaccagctcagctatagactacaccagcatgactagtatctatgtggaccctactacagtttaaccagctcagctatagactacaccagcatgactagtatctatgtggaccctactacagtttaaccagctcagctatagactacaccagcatgactggtatctatgtggaccctactacagtttaaccagctcagctatagactacaccagcatgactagtatctatgtggaccctactacagtttaaccagctcagctatagactacaccagcatgactagtatctatgtggaccctactacagtttaaccagctcagctatagactacaccagcatgactagtatctatgtggaccctactacagtttaaccagctcagctatagactacaccagcatgactagtatctatgtggaccctactacagtttaaccagctcagctatagactacaccagcatgactagtatctatgtggaccctactacagtttaaccagctcagctatagactacaccagcatgactagtatctatgtggacccaactacagtttaaccagcttagCAGTACTATAAAAGAGactaaacccaggatagaggggctgagtgaatgtggtctggactctgtggaggagggtcattgtgtcagagacactgtagaaggacagagtacctgccttgtgatccaggtacactcctactctggaggactgagggcctgatactttagtcacAACATTATTGTGTATGAAACAATAACCATCACTACAGCACTGTAAACTCCAAGACTTGTTATTGTGTCCAAATAtattacctctctctgttctgctgatgtctttatatgagactgctgtaacaACCAActccccactccactccacctcccagtaacagcgtccagacagaccctttCTACACAGAACCTGGTAATGGTtagtgaatctgtctggatggtcaggatatggttggacttggcttgtataggtcacctttctgttccctttagacaaagagaggagtgtgtatgctgtgtttgggtccagtctgagctgacaggaatctgggagaagagcagagaccaatgaggggagtcagaacaataagttaagtcagatactgtgtctaccctgtctttgattagagcacagcagagatcaaatcagagaaatatgaggagtcagatagatacccagtctttgattagatctactattgctctATATTtgtagagggattgttaggagtgtcagtaaaaagagactgttagttacttcacaataaagagactcacatggtaacaactgttctctggtcttgggctctggaggcagtacaacatccactaaattcactacagacacacaaacacattgacagagagagggaatgttatcatcataccatattccacatgtatatgactagtagggaactttcaatggtctaaagttgatgttcttattgttttcaacacacctgtagtggagatcttggtccattctcctttaaggaagtcttctagtttcactctcagttcagacacagtcttactcacatctccaaagtactgaagaggacggacaacaaTTCTGgataagtctgaagatacactgatactggagagagactgataactctggagagagaaagagagagagagaaagagagagagagagacagggggaaagagagagcgagaggggcagagagagagagagagagaaacagagagggagagggacagagagagcgagagagagagagggacagagagagagaggggcagagagagagaaacagagagggagagtgatagagagagagacacagagagagagaaaggggcagagagagagagagagggacagagagagagagagagagagagagagagagagaagagggagaaggacagagagagattaagagggagagagggagagagggagagagagacagagagagagggacagagcgagagagagggacagagagagatagagagagagagggacagagagagagagagagggacagagagagagggagagagtcagagacagagagagagagagagggacagagagagagagagagatagagggacagagagagagagagagacacagagagagagagacagagagggacaaagagagagagagacagagagagagatacagagagagagacagagagagagagagagagagagagagagagacagagagagagacggacagagagagagagagagggacggacagggagagagagagagagagagagagagagagagagagagagagagagagagagagaggacaacataatgattgagatgaatatTTCACGttaagttaatttcatatcacatg from Salmo salar unplaced genomic scaffold, Ssal_v3.1, whole genome shotgun sequence encodes:
- the LOC123732590 gene encoding stonustoxin subunit beta, producing MFIRVKLEDFLKGEWTKISTTVNLVDVVLPPEPKTREQLLPYSCQLRLDPNTAYTLLSLSKGNRKVTYTSQVQPYPDHPDRFTNHYQVLCRKGLSGRCYWEVEWSGELVVTAVSYKDISRTERGNIFGHNNKSWSLQCCSDGYCFIHNNVVTKVSGPQSSRVGVYLDHKAGTLSFYSVSDTMTLLHRVQTTFTQPLYPGFSLFYSTAKLVKL